From a single Gemmatimonadota bacterium genomic region:
- a CDS encoding aspartate kinase, translating into MIVLKFGGTSVQDAAATLRVVDIVRGATARQPLVVVSAIARATATLVAVGETAARGEIHEARAEVAALMDRHRAVVTDLKVGPEEALILARIDAFETEILRLLGGVDVLRECTPRTRDHLATFGERMSSHLLCEALRAHGVDAVLLNAFEIVITDSRFGRARPDLGEMRRRTLHTVAPVLASGRVPVLQGYIGATAEGVPTTMGFEASDFTATLVGAMLGAEEVQIWTDVSGMLTADNRVVPEARTLPALSFAEAEELAHLGARVIHPDAVRPASDRGIPVRILNSRAPDSGNTLLSEDESPAGADAVRSVALLRGITSLRVRPAHGTFTHDGFARWVLDVLARNDASLELATLSERSVALALTTATLNPRALAELEEGARLEREDRCALVSVAGAGLENAPDIAPRALAALGGMRIHMIAQGSSPLSLSVVVDEADAERSVRALHRAFLEGGDSRPTHPGEGTE; encoded by the coding sequence GTGATCGTCCTGAAGTTCGGCGGCACGTCCGTCCAGGACGCCGCCGCCACCCTGCGCGTGGTCGACATCGTGCGCGGTGCTACCGCCCGCCAGCCTCTAGTGGTGGTCTCGGCCATCGCCAGGGCCACGGCCACGCTGGTCGCGGTGGGCGAGACCGCGGCGCGCGGGGAGATCCATGAAGCCCGCGCCGAGGTGGCCGCGTTGATGGATCGACACCGCGCGGTGGTGACCGACCTGAAGGTGGGTCCCGAGGAGGCACTGATCCTGGCGCGCATCGACGCGTTCGAAACCGAGATCCTCCGGCTGCTGGGGGGCGTGGACGTGCTGCGCGAGTGCACGCCCCGCACCCGGGACCACCTGGCTACGTTCGGCGAGCGCATGTCCTCCCATCTGCTGTGCGAGGCTCTGCGCGCGCACGGCGTGGACGCCGTGCTGCTCAACGCCTTCGAGATCGTGATCACGGATTCCCGTTTCGGGCGCGCCCGCCCCGACCTGGGCGAGATGCGACGCCGCACGCTGCACACGGTGGCTCCCGTGCTCGCCAGCGGTCGCGTTCCGGTGCTGCAGGGGTACATCGGGGCCACTGCCGAGGGGGTTCCCACGACCATGGGGTTCGAGGCCTCCGACTTCACGGCCACGTTGGTGGGCGCGATGCTGGGGGCGGAGGAGGTGCAGATCTGGACCGATGTCTCCGGAATGCTCACGGCCGACAACCGGGTGGTTCCGGAGGCCCGGACGCTACCCGCCCTCTCCTTCGCGGAGGCTGAGGAGTTGGCGCACCTGGGCGCGCGCGTCATCCATCCCGACGCCGTACGACCCGCCTCCGACCGCGGCATTCCCGTCCGCATCCTCAACTCGCGCGCGCCGGATTCAGGCAACACACTCTTGAGCGAAGACGAGTCGCCCGCCGGCGCGGACGCCGTGCGCTCGGTGGCGCTACTCCGCGGAATCACCAGCCTGCGCGTGCGCCCCGCGCACGGCACCTTCACGCACGACGGTTTCGCCCGCTGGGTGCTGGACGTGCTGGCCCGGAACGACGCCTCCCTGGAGTTGGCTACCTTGAGCGAACGCAGCGTGGCGCTGGCGCTGACCACAGCCACGCTGAATCCCCGAGCGCTGGCTGAGCTCGAGGAGGGCGCACGCCTGGAGCGCGAGGATCGCTGCGCGCTGGTTTCGGTCGCGGGTGCCGGGCTTGAGAACGCACCCGACATCGCGCCGCGCGCGTTGGCGGCACTCGGCGGGATGCGCATCCACATGATCGCGCAAGGCAGCTCGCCCTTGAGCCTCTCCGTCGTGGTGGACGAGGCGGATGCGGAGCGATCGGTGCGCGCGCTCCATCGGGCGTTCCTCGAAGGTGGCGACTCCCGACCCACGCA
- the asd gene encoding aspartate-semialdehyde dehydrogenase, producing MTSPKKRVAILGATGNVGQRLIEHLAGHAWFEVVRVCASERSAGRSYREACDWRLPSPLPEAVARLEVADMTPDPSIDLAFSALDAAVADTVEPAWAQAGVAVFSNARSYRMAPDVPLVITEVNADHLELLPAQRRARGFPGHGCIVTNANCSATFLTMALAPLHQRFGVTKVMVATLQAVSGAGYKGVSSMEILGNVIPFIGGEEEKLESETQKMLGRLVDGTVEPAPMRVSAQTHRVPVLDGHTEAVSFELAADPGIDEVRAALREFRALPQELRLPSAPERPLVLLDERDRPQPMLDLATERSMATVIGRLRPCPVLHYKMVALGHNTIRGAGPGSVLNAELMTARGLLGARP from the coding sequence ATGACCTCCCCCAAGAAGCGGGTGGCCATCCTGGGCGCGACCGGCAACGTCGGGCAGCGCCTCATCGAGCATCTGGCGGGGCACGCCTGGTTCGAGGTCGTTCGCGTGTGCGCCTCGGAGCGCTCCGCTGGGCGCAGCTACCGGGAGGCGTGCGATTGGCGCTTGCCCAGCCCGCTACCGGAAGCGGTGGCCCGACTCGAGGTCGCCGACATGACTCCCGATCCGTCGATCGATCTGGCGTTCTCGGCGCTGGATGCCGCCGTCGCCGACACGGTGGAGCCGGCCTGGGCCCAGGCGGGGGTGGCGGTCTTCTCCAACGCGCGCAGCTACCGCATGGCCCCCGACGTTCCGCTGGTCATCACCGAGGTGAACGCGGATCATCTGGAGCTGCTTCCCGCCCAGCGGCGGGCCCGCGGCTTTCCGGGCCACGGATGCATCGTCACCAACGCCAACTGTTCGGCCACCTTCCTGACCATGGCCCTGGCCCCTCTGCACCAGCGCTTCGGAGTGACCAAGGTCATGGTGGCGACGCTGCAAGCGGTATCGGGCGCCGGGTACAAGGGGGTCTCCTCGATGGAGATCCTCGGCAATGTGATCCCCTTCATCGGCGGCGAGGAGGAGAAGCTCGAGTCGGAGACGCAGAAGATGCTGGGACGATTGGTGGACGGCACTGTCGAGCCAGCGCCGATGCGCGTGTCGGCCCAGACGCACCGCGTACCCGTTCTGGACGGCCACACCGAAGCCGTCTCTTTCGAGCTCGCGGCCGACCCCGGCATCGACGAGGTGCGGGCGGCGTTGCGCGAGTTCCGCGCGCTCCCCCAGGAGCTGCGCTTGCCATCGGCACCGGAGCGGCCCCTGGTCCTGCTCGACGAGCGGGACAGACCCCAGCCCATGCTGGACCTCGCTACCGAGCGCTCCATGGCCACCGTGATCGGGCGCCTGCGCCCCTGTCCGGTGCTCCACTACAAGATGGTCGCCCTCGGTCACAACACGATCCGCGGAGCCGGGCCCGGCTCCGTGCTCAACGCGGAGCTGATGACGGCTCGCGGCCTGCTCGGCGCACGCCCGTGA
- a CDS encoding M20/M25/M40 family metallo-hydrolase encodes MSERALFDLTRRLIDTPSVTGDEEAVGSLIAAELSARRFHPRFQSVDDHRRNVYVLEPQTRVVFCTHMDTVAPYIPSSEDDTWIHGRGACDAKGILAAMVVAAQRLHERGHTDVGLLFLVGEETDSQGARVANTLDNEVAYVVVGEPTQGTLASGHKGVLALEITVQGRAAHSAYPHLGDSAIHRLLDLLDRLRTLDWGSDPVLGEATLNVGTIQGGVAMNVVAPSARATVAIRLVGSASDALDRLHEALGDDPAVQTRIVSRSDAVRCHTVEGFPSEPVAFGSDLFYLDRWGRPLLIGPGSIHVAHTDGERIAKRDLLDAVDIYVRLAERLLAS; translated from the coding sequence ATGAGCGAACGCGCACTGTTCGATCTGACACGGCGCCTCATCGACACTCCCTCCGTGACCGGCGACGAGGAAGCCGTAGGAAGCCTGATCGCGGCCGAGCTGTCGGCGCGGCGGTTCCATCCTCGCTTTCAGAGCGTCGACGATCACAGGCGCAACGTCTACGTGCTGGAACCGCAGACGCGGGTGGTCTTCTGTACCCATATGGACACGGTGGCCCCCTACATCCCGAGTTCCGAGGACGACACCTGGATCCACGGCCGAGGCGCGTGCGACGCCAAGGGCATCCTGGCCGCCATGGTGGTGGCTGCGCAGCGACTGCACGAGCGGGGGCATACAGACGTGGGCCTCCTGTTCCTGGTCGGGGAGGAGACGGACAGCCAGGGGGCGCGGGTCGCCAACACGCTGGACAACGAGGTCGCCTACGTCGTGGTGGGAGAGCCCACCCAGGGAACGCTGGCGAGCGGACACAAGGGTGTGCTGGCACTGGAGATCACGGTGCAGGGACGGGCCGCCCATTCGGCGTACCCCCATCTTGGAGACTCCGCCATCCACCGCCTGCTCGACCTGCTGGATCGCCTGCGAACTCTGGACTGGGGCTCCGACCCGGTCTTGGGAGAGGCCACCCTGAACGTGGGCACCATACAGGGCGGCGTGGCGATGAACGTGGTCGCACCCTCGGCCCGCGCCACCGTCGCCATCCGACTCGTCGGGTCCGCGTCGGATGCGTTGGACCGTCTGCACGAGGCCTTGGGCGACGATCCAGCCGTCCAGACCCGGATCGTTTCCCGGAGCGACGCGGTACGTTGTCATACGGTCGAGGGATTCCCGAGCGAGCCGGTCGCATTCGGAAGCGACCTGTTCTATCTCGACCGCTGGGGCCGACCGCTGTTGATCGGTCCTGGATCGATTCACGTTGCACACACCGACGGTGAGCGGATCGCCAAGCGCGATCTACTGGACGCCGTCGACATCTACGTCCGACTGGCGGAAAGGCTGCTGGCATCATGA
- a CDS encoding exonuclease domain-containing protein, whose translation MSAHALHEALGAGLDRPVAFLDLETTGLSLKNDRIVELAVLIIHPEGWIEERERRFNPEMPIPPEASRVHGITDADVADEAPFRARARSLADLLEPCDLAGFNIRRFDLPMLINEFRRAGVVFDVRGRRLIDVQLIFHKEEPRDLTAAAQFYLDRTPTDAHTALADIRTSAEVFAAQLQRYRHLPRDLAGLHRYCDEISPFETEFDRWFERDEENLLVFKRGKHRGKRLRDVAAQETDYLHWMLGAEDMDPEVLAAVERALSSPAPDPNQQPLPLPDGGQAP comes from the coding sequence ATGAGCGCGCACGCGCTGCACGAAGCGCTGGGGGCGGGCCTCGATCGTCCCGTCGCCTTCCTGGACCTGGAGACCACGGGACTTTCGCTCAAGAACGATCGGATCGTGGAGTTGGCGGTGCTCATCATCCATCCGGAGGGGTGGATCGAGGAACGGGAGCGCCGCTTCAACCCGGAGATGCCGATCCCGCCGGAAGCGAGCCGGGTGCACGGCATCACCGACGCCGATGTGGCGGATGAAGCGCCCTTTCGGGCGCGGGCCCGTAGCCTGGCCGACCTGCTCGAGCCCTGTGACCTGGCCGGGTTCAACATCCGGCGCTTCGACCTGCCGATGCTGATCAACGAGTTCCGCCGAGCCGGCGTGGTCTTCGACGTGCGCGGCCGTCGCCTGATCGACGTGCAGCTGATCTTCCACAAAGAAGAGCCCCGCGACCTCACGGCCGCCGCTCAGTTCTACCTGGACCGCACGCCCACGGACGCGCACACGGCCCTGGCGGACATTCGTACCTCCGCCGAAGTGTTCGCCGCGCAGCTGCAGCGCTACCGACACCTCCCGCGCGACCTGGCCGGGCTCCACCGCTACTGCGACGAGATCTCCCCCTTCGAGACGGAGTTCGACCGCTGGTTCGAGCGGGACGAGGAGAACCTGTTGGTCTTCAAGCGTGGAAAGCACCGCGGCAAGCGGCTCCGCGACGTCGCGGCGCAGGAGACCGACTACCTGCACTGGATGCTGGGTGCCGAGGACATGGATCCGGAGGTGCTGGCGGCCGTCGAGCGCGCGCTGAGCAGCCCTGCCCCGGACCCCAACCAGCAACCCCTCCCCCTGCCCGACGGCGGCCAAGCACCATGA
- a CDS encoding 2-oxoglutarate dehydrogenase E1 component codes for MNDILFDASNAAYAQDLYERYAKNPDSVPEAWRRIFKEAALTQEAGLLKPEALGGNGRYAPPVAPPAPPAVAPSVPAPAPAAAAAVAEAPPPRTAGAAAAAPVATPTLDEHLLRVVARGTSFVQAFRDHGHQLALLDPLGSEPPGHPQLDPEFFGTSMEELERIPSSVVLGPDAEGSLASELRLLQQVYCGSMGFQFEHLEDPVRAQWLWDAVETRQYTQSLTEREKIGLLQRLTETEGFEQFLHRTYLGQKRFSLEGTDMLVPMLDEAIREGARDGAEQVVLGMAHRGRLNVLTHIVGVPYESMLASFEGAPRKALGAVEAGTGDVKYHHGASGTYLLEDGSDVAVRLAPNPSHLEFVNPVVEGMARAEQLEFGDQNVRSVIPIVIHGDAAFAAEGVVAETLNLARLAGYRTGGTIHIIVNNQIGFTTEPQEGRSTRYSSDLAKGYDIPVLHVNADDPEACLGAIRLSMAYRAQFHDDILIDLIGYRRHGHNEGDEPAYTQPRQYEIIRSHPTVRALWAQRLIDEGVVSEAQSEQMKDDYTARLRAVQEVLKADDSAPPPPEPGDEAPRSDVPVLPWAELAELNRKAFSWSDDFTVHPKLVKQLERRVEGFGPEARLDWAHAETLAFASLLAEGIPVRFSGQDAERGTFSQRHLVLHDAKTGSEWVPLQEMGGARFEVYNSPLTETAVLGFEYGYSVAADRDLVLWEAQFGDFVNVAQVILDQFISSGATKWDQHSRLVLLLPHGHEGQGPEHSSARLERFLQLCAEENIRVAYPTTPAQHFHLLRRQAHTLPEHPLVVMTPKSLLRLPAAASPAAELSEGRFQPLLDDPVQQHHRERVRRLVLCSGKFYYDLSESELRSQASDVAIARVEQLYPFPGEELEDLVRRYPALDEVVWAQEEPRNMGALSFVGPRLRVVIPRTIPLRHVSRPERASPAEGKAQDHNAEQARLVHDALVTLEGR; via the coding sequence ATGAACGACATCCTCTTCGACGCCTCGAACGCCGCCTACGCCCAGGACCTGTACGAACGGTACGCCAAGAACCCGGATTCGGTGCCGGAAGCCTGGCGACGCATCTTCAAGGAGGCCGCGCTCACGCAGGAAGCCGGGCTGCTGAAGCCCGAGGCGCTGGGCGGGAATGGCCGCTATGCCCCTCCGGTAGCTCCGCCCGCTCCACCCGCCGTGGCGCCGAGCGTACCGGCTCCGGCCCCCGCCGCGGCCGCGGCCGTGGCCGAGGCGCCGCCCCCCCGCACAGCCGGCGCCGCGGCCGCAGCCCCCGTCGCGACCCCGACCCTGGACGAGCACCTCCTGCGGGTCGTGGCGCGGGGGACGTCGTTCGTGCAGGCCTTCCGCGACCACGGACATCAGCTCGCACTGTTGGACCCCCTCGGAAGCGAGCCTCCCGGCCATCCCCAGCTCGATCCCGAGTTCTTCGGGACCTCCATGGAGGAGTTGGAGCGCATCCCGTCGTCGGTGGTCCTGGGCCCCGACGCCGAGGGCTCGCTGGCCAGCGAGCTGCGGCTGCTGCAACAGGTGTACTGCGGCTCGATGGGTTTCCAGTTCGAGCATCTCGAGGACCCCGTGCGAGCACAGTGGCTGTGGGATGCGGTGGAGACGCGCCAGTACACGCAGTCGTTGACGGAGCGGGAGAAGATCGGGCTGCTGCAGCGACTCACGGAGACGGAGGGCTTCGAGCAGTTCCTCCATCGCACCTATCTCGGCCAGAAGCGCTTTTCGCTCGAAGGCACGGACATGTTGGTCCCCATGCTGGACGAGGCGATTCGCGAAGGCGCCCGGGATGGTGCGGAGCAGGTCGTGCTGGGCATGGCCCACCGCGGCCGGCTCAACGTGCTGACACACATCGTCGGTGTGCCCTACGAGAGCATGCTGGCCTCGTTCGAGGGCGCCCCGCGCAAAGCGCTCGGCGCCGTGGAAGCCGGCACCGGTGACGTGAAGTATCACCACGGCGCTTCCGGCACCTACCTCCTCGAAGACGGGAGCGACGTGGCGGTGCGCCTGGCCCCCAATCCCAGCCACCTGGAGTTCGTCAATCCGGTGGTGGAGGGAATGGCTCGCGCCGAACAGCTCGAGTTCGGTGACCAGAACGTGCGCTCGGTGATTCCCATCGTGATCCACGGTGACGCAGCCTTCGCCGCGGAAGGCGTGGTGGCGGAGACGCTCAACCTGGCACGGTTGGCCGGCTACCGGACCGGGGGCACGATCCACATCATCGTCAACAACCAGATCGGGTTCACCACGGAGCCCCAGGAAGGGCGGTCCACCCGCTACTCGTCCGACCTGGCCAAGGGCTACGACATCCCGGTCCTCCACGTCAACGCAGACGACCCCGAGGCCTGCCTGGGCGCCATCCGGCTTTCGATGGCGTACCGCGCGCAGTTCCATGACGACATCCTGATCGACCTGATCGGCTACCGTCGGCACGGCCACAACGAGGGCGACGAACCAGCCTATACGCAGCCGCGCCAGTACGAGATCATCCGTTCGCATCCCACCGTACGGGCGCTGTGGGCCCAGCGACTCATCGACGAAGGTGTCGTCAGCGAGGCGCAGTCCGAGCAGATGAAGGACGACTACACGGCCCGCTTGCGCGCCGTGCAGGAGGTGCTCAAAGCCGACGACAGTGCACCTCCGCCGCCGGAGCCGGGCGACGAAGCACCACGTAGCGACGTACCCGTGCTCCCCTGGGCAGAGTTGGCCGAACTGAATCGGAAAGCATTCAGCTGGTCGGACGACTTCACCGTCCATCCGAAGCTGGTCAAGCAGCTCGAGCGTCGGGTGGAGGGCTTCGGTCCGGAGGCACGCCTCGACTGGGCCCATGCCGAGACCCTGGCCTTCGCCTCGCTGCTCGCCGAGGGGATCCCCGTGCGGTTCTCCGGCCAGGACGCGGAGCGGGGCACCTTCTCTCAGCGGCATCTGGTTCTCCACGACGCCAAGACCGGGTCCGAGTGGGTACCCCTGCAAGAGATGGGGGGTGCACGCTTCGAGGTGTACAATTCTCCGCTGACCGAGACCGCCGTGCTCGGATTCGAGTACGGGTACAGCGTGGCCGCGGACAGGGATCTCGTGTTGTGGGAGGCCCAGTTCGGCGACTTCGTCAACGTGGCCCAGGTGATCCTGGACCAGTTCATCAGCTCGGGGGCCACCAAGTGGGACCAGCACTCCCGGCTGGTGCTGCTGCTGCCGCACGGGCATGAGGGGCAGGGACCCGAGCACTCCAGTGCACGCCTCGAGCGGTTTCTGCAGCTGTGCGCCGAGGAGAACATCCGCGTCGCCTACCCCACCACACCGGCGCAACACTTCCACTTGCTCCGCAGACAAGCGCACACGCTGCCGGAGCATCCCTTGGTGGTGATGACGCCCAAGAGCTTGCTGCGGCTTCCCGCAGCCGCCTCTCCCGCCGCCGAGTTGTCCGAGGGTCGCTTCCAGCCGCTCCTGGACGACCCGGTGCAGCAACACCACCGCGAGCGGGTCCGACGCCTGGTGCTGTGTAGCGGCAAGTTCTATTACGACCTGTCGGAAAGCGAGCTACGCTCCCAGGCCAGTGATGTGGCGATTGCCCGGGTGGAACAGCTCTATCCCTTCCCCGGAGAGGAGCTGGAGGACCTGGTGCGCCGCTACCCTGCGCTCGATGAGGTGGTCTGGGCTCAGGAGGAGCCCCGGAACATGGGAGCGCTGTCCTTCGTCGGACCGCGACTGCGGGTGGTCATCCCCCGCACGATTCCGCTGCGCCACGTATCGCGCCCGGAACGCGCGTCTCCCGCGGAAGGAAAGGCACAGGACCACAACGCCGAGCAGGCGCGCCTCGTGCACGACGCTCTGGTGACGCTCGAAGGACGTTGA
- a CDS encoding polyphenol oxidase family protein → MSGATGGATPWRAVADWEERWPWLLARVTHPGTGGHPFDLRLFGGGSVGAADRWLSLRAESGFATVVHAPQVHGALVLVHDHLPDGLWITDPADGHATARPGVLLTVSVADCVPVFLVDPRRRALALLHAGRKGVAARILAAGLERLQALGSDPANVHVHLGPSICGRCYEVGPEIHEELGLSRPDGPTPVDLPALLRSQAEAGGVRSDQVSTSGECTRCSPRGRWFSHRAGDAGRQVGLLGMRA, encoded by the coding sequence ATGAGCGGGGCCACGGGCGGGGCTACGCCCTGGCGGGCGGTCGCGGATTGGGAGGAACGCTGGCCGTGGCTCCTGGCGCGCGTCACGCACCCGGGAACCGGCGGCCACCCCTTCGATCTGCGCCTGTTCGGCGGGGGCTCCGTCGGTGCGGCCGATCGCTGGCTGTCGCTCCGAGCCGAGAGCGGCTTCGCCACGGTGGTGCATGCGCCCCAGGTACACGGAGCCCTCGTCCTGGTGCACGACCACCTGCCGGACGGGCTGTGGATCACCGACCCCGCCGACGGTCATGCCACCGCCCGGCCGGGGGTGCTGCTCACGGTGAGCGTGGCGGACTGTGTCCCTGTGTTCCTGGTCGATCCCCGCCGCCGCGCCTTGGCGCTGTTGCACGCGGGGCGAAAGGGAGTGGCTGCCCGCATCCTCGCTGCGGGTCTCGAGCGCTTGCAGGCGTTGGGATCCGACCCGGCCAACGTCCACGTGCACCTGGGACCGTCCATCTGCGGACGGTGCTACGAGGTGGGCCCCGAGATCCACGAGGAGCTGGGGCTTTCCCGTCCGGACGGCCCCACCCCGGTCGATCTGCCCGCTCTGCTGCGGAGTCAGGCCGAGGCGGGCGGCGTCCGCAGCGATCAGGTGTCCACCTCGGGGGAGTGCACCCGCTGCTCGCCGAGAGGCCGTTGGTTCTCGCACCGTGCGGGTGACGCCGGGCGCCAGGTCGGTCTTCTGGGGATGCGCGCGTGA
- a CDS encoding OsmC family protein — MLGTLNGALEVRGIRLAPDAIEADVTGINEERDRIPTLVEIQVAYRLRIPSGSRETVDRALERHAQKCPTARSLEGAVRVTFSAEIEEEE; from the coding sequence ATGCTGGGGACACTCAATGGCGCACTGGAGGTGCGCGGGATTCGGCTGGCTCCGGACGCGATCGAGGCGGACGTCACCGGGATCAACGAGGAGCGGGATCGCATCCCGACGCTCGTGGAGATCCAGGTGGCGTATCGACTGCGGATCCCGTCTGGAAGTCGTGAGACGGTGGACCGGGCTCTGGAGCGGCATGCGCAGAAGTGCCCCACGGCGCGTTCGCTCGAAGGAGCGGTGCGCGTGACGTTCAGCGCGGAGATCGAAGAGGAGGAGTAG
- a CDS encoding alpha/beta hydrolase has translation MTDPADSPLAFRRTGERGPPLVLLHGFAGNQSTWRFWVPDLSRDHQVFALDLKGFGDSPKPRDGRYSPHDHAALLDAWLDWAGLERITLVGHSLGGGVALLSALQQERSARRVERLVIVAGPAFPQPLPRFISLARVPLLGRVALGLLSPERVIRMALSSIVFDPAAVDEVWVHNYAEPLGRRGGRYGLLTSARQILPPDLDALTDRYPAMTLPTLLLWGRQDIVVPLSIGQRLSRTLPDAELVVLDRCGHVVPEERPRASLAAMRQWLSRHPLPATPPLRSPR, from the coding sequence GTGACCGACCCGGCCGACTCGCCCCTCGCGTTTCGGCGGACCGGTGAACGAGGACCACCGCTCGTGCTCCTGCACGGGTTCGCAGGCAACCAGAGCACCTGGCGATTCTGGGTGCCGGACCTGTCGCGCGACCATCAGGTCTTCGCGCTCGACCTCAAGGGGTTCGGAGACTCGCCCAAGCCGCGGGACGGCCGCTATTCCCCGCACGATCACGCGGCCTTGCTGGACGCGTGGCTCGATTGGGCGGGCCTCGAGCGCATCACCCTGGTGGGGCACTCCCTCGGGGGCGGGGTGGCGTTGCTGAGCGCCCTCCAGCAGGAGCGCAGCGCACGCCGCGTCGAGCGCCTGGTCATCGTGGCGGGCCCCGCCTTCCCGCAGCCGTTGCCGCGGTTCATCTCGCTGGCCCGGGTACCGCTGTTGGGCCGGGTGGCGCTCGGCCTGCTGTCGCCCGAGCGGGTGATCCGTATGGCTCTGTCGTCCATCGTATTCGACCCAGCAGCCGTGGACGAGGTGTGGGTCCACAACTACGCGGAACCGCTGGGACGACGGGGAGGGCGCTATGGCTTGCTCACCAGCGCACGCCAGATCCTCCCACCGGATCTCGACGCGTTGACCGACCGCTACCCCGCCATGACGCTGCCCACCCTGCTCCTCTGGGGTCGGCAGGACATCGTGGTGCCCCTCTCCATCGGCCAGCGTCTGAGCCGCACGCTTCCCGATGCGGAACTGGTGGTCCTCGACCGCTGCGGTCACGTCGTTCCGGAGGAACGCCCGCGCGCGTCACTGGCGGCGATGCGGCAGTGGCTTTCCCGACACCCCCTGCCCGCTACTCCTCCTCTTCGATCTCCGCGCTGA